In one window of Paraflavitalea soli DNA:
- a CDS encoding MFS transporter, whose protein sequence is MKQSSLLSTLKPGLLTLTLGGMVVGMTEFMMMGVLPDVATSLDISIPSAGHLISIYALGVVIGAPLMTALTAKYRPRTVLLSLMGMFALFNTLFALAPGYELLLVTRLFAGLPHGAFFGMGAVVASRLADPGREARSVSMMFAGLTIANIAGVPLGTWMAHAIGWRYAFLAIALIALVAALSIKKWMPNLTPSPYEGFSKSAKVFKQRDIWIIIGISSIGTGGLFAWISYIAPLMTEVGGFSSSSISSIMIIAGLGMAAGNFIGGRLADRFSPLKTTASLLLTMIGSLLIVSVVSYYKVPAIGMTFITGAIAFAVIAPMQMLMIRAAKGAEMLASSALQASANMGNALGAWLGGMPIAAGYGYTSPEYVGAGLALTGFVLCMVLAKQKKRPVVVPQPEIQQAIHSPLKEKSYENSIS, encoded by the coding sequence ATGAAACAATCGAGTTTATTAAGTACGCTGAAGCCAGGCTTGCTAACCCTTACACTGGGAGGCATGGTAGTGGGCATGACGGAATTTATGATGATGGGTGTATTGCCTGATGTGGCTACTTCACTCGATATCTCTATTCCTTCAGCCGGTCACCTGATCTCCATCTATGCCCTGGGGGTAGTGATCGGTGCACCGCTGATGACGGCACTGACGGCTAAGTACAGGCCCCGGACGGTACTGCTGAGCCTGATGGGTATGTTTGCGTTATTCAACACCTTGTTTGCGCTGGCCCCGGGTTATGAATTGTTGCTGGTGACAAGGCTGTTTGCCGGTTTGCCGCATGGGGCCTTCTTTGGAATGGGCGCTGTAGTGGCCAGCAGACTGGCCGATCCCGGCCGCGAAGCAAGATCGGTATCGATGATGTTTGCCGGACTTACCATTGCGAATATTGCCGGTGTGCCGCTGGGTACCTGGATGGCGCATGCGATTGGCTGGCGGTATGCCTTCCTGGCCATTGCGCTGATAGCGCTGGTGGCTGCACTGAGCATCAAAAAGTGGATGCCCAACTTAACGCCATCGCCCTATGAGGGATTCAGCAAAAGTGCCAAGGTCTTCAAGCAACGGGATATCTGGATCATCATCGGTATTTCCAGTATTGGTACCGGTGGTTTGTTTGCCTGGATCAGTTATATCGCCCCGCTGATGACGGAAGTGGGCGGGTTCAGCAGCAGCAGTATCAGCAGCATCATGATCATTGCCGGCCTGGGTATGGCAGCGGGCAATTTCATTGGAGGCAGGCTGGCGGACCGCTTTTCGCCCTTGAAAACAACTGCCTCACTTTTACTGACCATGATCGGGTCATTGCTCATCGTATCGGTAGTGAGTTATTATAAGGTACCGGCCATTGGTATGACGTTCATTACGGGGGCCATTGCTTTTGCCGTGATAGCTCCCATGCAAATGCTGATGATCAGGGCCGCCAAAGGTGCGGAAATGCTGGCCTCCTCAGCTTTGCAGGCCAGCGCCAATATGGGCAATGCGCTGGGGGCCTGGCTGGGCGGAATGCCCATTGCGGCCGGATATGGTTACACATCACCGGAATATGTAGGCGCCGGACTGGCCCTTACCGGTTTCGTTCTTTGTATGGTGCTTGCCAAACAGAAAAAACGACCTGTTGTCGTTCCGCAACCGGAGATACAACAGGCCATTCATTCACCATTAAAAGAAAAAAGTTATGAAAACAGCATCTCTTAG
- a CDS encoding oxidoreductase: MERLTNVGLIEGTSPAGTFKTDTLGNRHGFHLKKVMVPNGSPEIIKLHYPQSEIVYDKRAIMEDSTIDLIVISGAAKNDLDLVAEVLQTGKHVRLV; this comes from the coding sequence ATGGAAAGATTAACAAATGTGGGGCTTATAGAGGGTACCTCTCCTGCCGGGACTTTTAAGACTGATACGCTCGGCAACCGTCACGGTTTTCACCTTAAAAAAGTGATGGTCCCCAACGGTTCGCCGGAGATCATCAAACTACATTATCCGCAATCGGAAATAGTGTACGACAAACGCGCCATCATGGAGGACTCAACGATAGATCTCATAGTAATATCCGGAGCTGCGAAAAATGACCTAGACCTGGTAGCCGAAGTGCTGCAAACAGGTAAACATGTAAGATTGGTATAG
- a CDS encoding LacI family DNA-binding transcriptional regulator, whose product MERKVSLKDIAQKVGVSTALVSYVLNNKRENRVSKELARRIRETAAEMNYRTNQVARSLKTNKTYTIGLIVADIANSFSSGLARIIEDEAEQHQYTVIYSSNDENAHKCGKLIDTLLDRKVDGLIIAPPAFSEHQLIYLQQQRVPFVLVDRYFPDLPTNYVALDNYGMAFKGIEHLIQVGCRRIGMITYKTELHHLQERRRGYTAALKKHRLPVSKKLVREVDIKLETTAIENAIDSLLSGEEPVDGLLFSANNIALAGLKYISTLPVKVPDQLAIVSFDETEALEFFYAPFAYIKQPLPEMGRLATHLLLESIEKGSATTQVNLEGELILKKPYAPR is encoded by the coding sequence ATGGAGCGAAAGGTTTCTTTAAAAGATATTGCCCAAAAGGTAGGGGTGTCGACAGCCCTGGTTTCCTATGTCCTGAACAATAAACGGGAAAACAGGGTGTCCAAAGAACTGGCCCGGCGCATACGGGAAACTGCGGCCGAAATGAACTACCGCACCAACCAGGTAGCCCGCAGCCTCAAAACCAATAAGACCTACACCATTGGCCTTATTGTAGCCGATATTGCCAACTCATTCTCCTCGGGGCTGGCACGCATCATCGAAGATGAGGCCGAGCAGCATCAGTATACCGTGATCTACAGCAGCAACGATGAGAATGCCCACAAATGCGGCAAGTTGATCGACACCCTGCTCGACCGGAAGGTGGATGGCCTGATCATTGCACCGCCCGCTTTTTCCGAGCACCAGCTGATCTACCTGCAACAACAGCGGGTGCCTTTCGTACTGGTAGACCGTTATTTCCCCGATCTCCCTACCAACTATGTTGCCCTGGATAATTATGGCATGGCGTTTAAAGGCATTGAGCACCTTATCCAGGTCGGTTGTCGCCGGATTGGGATGATCACTTACAAAACAGAATTGCATCACCTGCAGGAACGCAGAAGGGGCTATACGGCGGCGTTGAAGAAACACCGGTTGCCCGTTTCCAAAAAGCTCGTCAGGGAGGTAGATATAAAGCTGGAAACAACGGCGATCGAAAATGCCATTGATTCCCTGCTGTCCGGCGAGGAGCCCGTAGATGGTTTGTTGTTCAGCGCCAATAATATTGCCTTGGCAGGATTGAAGTATATCAGCACCCTGCCGGTAAAAGTGCCGGACCAACTGGCTATTGTGAGCTTTGATGAAACAGAGGCTTTGGAGTTTTTTTATGCCCCCTTTGCTTATATCAAACAACCATTACCCGAAATGGGACGCCTGGCCACGCACTTATTGCTCGAAAGCATAGAAAAGGGGAGTGCTACCACCCAGGTCAACCTGGAAGGAGAACTGATCCTGAAAAAGCCTTATGCGCCCCGATAA
- a CDS encoding DinB family protein encodes MQNNVISTTEFITPAQLLAHWQGHRHLTRRVVEAFPEDKLFDFSIGGMRPFSELVLELIRLTIVGAHGTATGQWKDVEELYAGDTKPTTKAGILRFWDDATALLNEQWPSIRPERWQEMDAALGQYEGKVYSIMLYWLDNENHHRGQGYVYLRALGIEPPFFWDRGQGNW; translated from the coding sequence ATGCAAAACAATGTTATCAGCACCACAGAGTTCATTACACCTGCTCAATTACTCGCACACTGGCAGGGGCATCGTCACCTCACCAGGCGTGTAGTGGAAGCCTTCCCGGAAGACAAACTGTTTGATTTTTCAATAGGGGGAATGCGCCCTTTTTCAGAATTGGTGCTGGAACTGATCCGGCTGACCATTGTAGGGGCACATGGCACGGCTACAGGCCAATGGAAAGATGTGGAGGAACTGTATGCAGGTGATACCAAACCTACTACGAAAGCGGGCATCCTGCGGTTTTGGGACGATGCCACTGCCTTGCTGAATGAGCAATGGCCCTCCATCAGGCCGGAACGCTGGCAGGAAATGGATGCTGCTTTGGGACAATATGAAGGGAAGGTATATTCTATCATGCTGTATTGGCTCGACAATGAAAATCATCACCGTGGCCAGGGATATGTGTATCTCCGTGCATTGGGAATAGAACCACCCTTTTTCTGGGACAGGGGACAAGGCAACTGGTAA
- a CDS encoding globin domain-containing protein, protein MTKKQIQLIQRSWRLFQQIKPTIVGDVFYSKLFVISPSLQKMFGTDMNAQHEKLMEMLSLIVTRLDNLDVISAEITDLAVRHIKYGVIPAYYKMVGEALLWTLEHGLGNDWNEELKEAWEACYKKLAAAMLASV, encoded by the coding sequence ATGACCAAAAAACAAATACAATTAATACAAAGGAGCTGGCGGTTATTTCAGCAAATCAAGCCAACCATCGTTGGCGACGTGTTCTACAGCAAACTATTCGTCATTAGTCCGTCATTGCAGAAAATGTTTGGCACAGATATGAATGCTCAACATGAAAAGTTGATGGAGATGCTGAGCCTCATCGTGACCCGACTCGATAACCTGGACGTGATCTCAGCGGAAATAACTGATTTGGCTGTTCGTCATATTAAATACGGCGTCATCCCTGCATATTATAAAATGGTAGGAGAAGCTTTGTTATGGACGCTTGAACATGGCCTGGGAAACGACTGGAACGAAGAATTAAAAGAGGCATGGGAGGCATGCTATAAAAAACTTGCAGCGGCCATGTTAGCCAGCGTTTGA
- a CDS encoding LytR/AlgR family response regulator transcription factor: MKALIIEDEQLIAAEMQETIGAVAPDIEVLEIIPSLKAARKWFMANKEPDILFMDIKLSDGISFELFDQFLLKCPIIFCTAYEEYAIRAFKVNGVDYLLKPVQEEDLKKAINKVRNLRPGAFPESVDMQHLMSFFTNPGSPKQQYKERFIINTNNKWTPVETSSIAVFLKDNLNYIYTFGGEKHIYDFSALDEIEEVLDPQLFFRANRQAIIHINAIQSVKPIGNQKLTIQVRSPLKLEVDVSREKAPLLKKWMDR; the protein is encoded by the coding sequence ATGAAAGCATTAATTATTGAGGACGAGCAATTGATTGCAGCCGAAATGCAGGAAACCATTGGCGCTGTTGCGCCTGACATAGAAGTGCTTGAAATTATACCCAGCTTGAAAGCTGCCCGTAAATGGTTTATGGCCAACAAGGAACCCGACATACTTTTTATGGATATAAAACTGAGCGATGGCATAAGCTTTGAACTATTTGATCAGTTTCTCTTGAAATGTCCCATTATATTTTGTACGGCTTATGAGGAATATGCTATCAGGGCATTTAAAGTAAATGGAGTAGATTACCTGTTAAAGCCCGTCCAGGAAGAAGACCTGAAAAAGGCCATCAACAAAGTACGTAACCTGCGGCCTGGCGCCTTTCCTGAATCCGTAGACATGCAGCACCTGATGAGCTTTTTCACCAATCCCGGCTCCCCAAAACAACAGTATAAAGAACGTTTTATTATCAATACCAATAATAAATGGACACCTGTTGAAACCAGCAGCATCGCCGTATTTTTAAAGGATAACCTCAATTACATATACACTTTTGGCGGTGAAAAGCATATCTATGATTTTTCAGCGCTCGATGAGATCGAGGAAGTGTTGGATCCACAACTTTTTTTCCGGGCCAACCGGCAGGCAATCATTCACATCAATGCCATCCAATCAGTCAAACCCATTGGCAATCAAAAACTGACTATCCAGGTAAGGTCCCCGCTGAAACTGGAAGTTGATGTAAGCCGGGAAAAAGCTCCTTTATTGAAGAAATGGATGGATAGATAA
- a CDS encoding ligand-binding sensor domain-containing protein — translation MGVYAQTGNIFFHDITVRNGLNDGNVTSITQDKYGYIWIATQGALNRFNGTTIERFAHKQGDSTSAPASIPYSITSGPDGRLWFGCDNGLYEFDFASNKFNKHALLQNWFIAKIIAAPKNQLYLICNGSLYEYNTVQQKLTDLKEKNAVINQYPNYSLCLNGDALYIGSKGGYTIYNNATNQAVFNSVTALSQLTVNRIMVDKTGYVWLSNFSNAKLVRYHAENGQSEIISDHPAIRSLNKTASYNDLICDSKNNTWITTNVAGLLQYTPATRQVNHYLNYKDKDSYNAGHILICLFSDAGERLWIGKVGGCSYFYPDKNLFSTLLPFPEKERILTSRIVREDNSGNYWFSTGHGISYYDPHKNTWSVWRNEPDKKNVIYNNSVRGLEIGSDGRIWLATGGGINCYDPKSNKMAFFDEKDSIPKAFYFTANKDRQGRIWFGTNGYDGLYYYSESAHKFYSVRQHPLLKQFIGYPARIVYDDSKGRIWVGYGNGLAMADEKNGVCKFWKNNDSSRNTIIGNMVIDIKEDKKGIVWVSTFNGVTGIDLGKDQYYWINESQGLKTNIASSLAVDTANRLWIGTAAGLYMLDEKRHNLYYFDEASGLTSAEFTEHAGYQKDDRIIMPTTKGFIRFRPSEFKKEEHQIPFYIASVEVQGEKKWVDKGNNNQLHLNAGQNSFTLYLEALNYSNPSQTWFAYKLSGFEKEWHYTTDPKAVYTNIPGGNYTFLFKAAMRNEFDHVEEKQLTITIKKYFYTTSWFWTLITCSGALALYVLYRNRMNKQRRILLLETKAEALEKEKTLVQYESLKQQLNPHFLFNSLTSLRSLIRSDTKQATGFLDGLSKVYRYVLKSGDQELVPLQFELEFVKVFIDLQKTRFGEGLQANITITENNYGRYIAPVSLQNLVENAIKHNTTDKDSPLVIDIYIDAEYVVVRNNLQKYHLVETSNKKGLTGLQTLYRYYTDKPIAIITDEHYFIVKIPLL, via the coding sequence TTGGGTGTTTACGCTCAAACTGGCAATATTTTCTTTCATGATATAACTGTCAGAAACGGATTAAATGACGGCAACGTAACTTCCATCACCCAGGACAAATACGGGTATATCTGGATTGCTACCCAAGGTGCATTGAATCGTTTTAATGGCACTACCATTGAAAGATTTGCCCATAAACAGGGCGATAGCACTTCGGCACCCGCCAGTATTCCTTATTCAATTACCAGCGGGCCAGATGGACGTTTGTGGTTTGGCTGTGACAATGGACTGTATGAATTTGATTTTGCAAGCAATAAATTCAACAAGCATGCCCTGCTGCAAAACTGGTTTATAGCAAAAATAATAGCAGCACCTAAAAATCAATTATACCTGATCTGTAATGGAAGTTTGTATGAATACAACACAGTCCAACAAAAACTGACCGATCTCAAAGAGAAAAATGCAGTCATTAATCAATACCCCAATTACTCATTATGCCTAAACGGCGATGCGCTGTACATAGGAAGTAAGGGAGGCTATACAATATATAACAATGCAACGAACCAGGCTGTGTTTAATAGCGTTACTGCATTGAGTCAATTAACCGTTAACCGCATTATGGTCGACAAAACGGGCTATGTATGGTTAAGCAATTTTTCGAATGCTAAACTGGTCAGGTATCATGCGGAAAATGGGCAATCGGAGATCATTTCAGATCATCCTGCTATAAGATCACTGAACAAAACAGCTTCTTATAACGATCTTATCTGCGATTCAAAAAACAATACCTGGATAACCACCAATGTTGCGGGCCTGCTTCAATACACACCGGCAACCAGGCAGGTGAATCATTATCTCAACTATAAGGATAAGGATTCATATAATGCCGGCCACATACTGATTTGCCTGTTTTCAGATGCCGGTGAGCGGTTATGGATCGGTAAAGTAGGAGGATGCAGCTATTTTTACCCTGATAAAAACCTTTTTTCCACCTTACTTCCCTTTCCCGAAAAGGAAAGGATCCTGACAAGCCGTATTGTACGGGAGGACAACAGTGGAAATTATTGGTTTTCCACAGGACATGGGATATCATACTATGATCCCCATAAAAACACCTGGAGTGTTTGGAGAAATGAACCCGATAAAAAAAATGTCATCTATAATAATTCCGTTCGGGGATTGGAGATCGGCAGTGATGGCAGAATATGGCTTGCAACCGGAGGAGGTATTAACTGTTATGATCCGAAAAGCAATAAGATGGCCTTCTTTGACGAGAAAGATTCTATTCCCAAGGCCTTCTATTTTACAGCCAATAAAGACCGCCAAGGGCGTATCTGGTTTGGCACGAACGGATACGATGGCTTATATTATTACAGCGAAAGTGCCCATAAATTTTACAGCGTACGACAACACCCCCTGCTCAAACAATTCATTGGCTACCCGGCGCGCATAGTTTACGACGACAGCAAAGGTCGCATCTGGGTTGGTTATGGAAACGGGCTGGCCATGGCTGATGAAAAAAACGGTGTATGCAAATTCTGGAAAAATAATGACAGTAGCCGTAACACCATTATTGGCAATATGGTCATCGATATCAAGGAAGACAAGAAAGGGATTGTTTGGGTAAGCACTTTCAACGGCGTAACGGGCATTGACCTCGGGAAAGATCAATACTATTGGATAAATGAAAGTCAAGGATTAAAAACCAATATCGCCTCTTCCCTGGCTGTTGATACGGCCAACCGGTTATGGATTGGTACCGCCGCCGGCCTGTATATGCTGGATGAAAAAAGACATAACCTGTATTATTTCGACGAAGCTTCGGGGCTTACCAGTGCAGAATTTACAGAACACGCCGGGTATCAAAAGGATGATAGGATAATAATGCCTACGACTAAAGGCTTTATCAGGTTCAGGCCTTCGGAATTTAAAAAGGAAGAGCATCAGATCCCTTTTTATATAGCATCTGTTGAAGTGCAGGGCGAAAAGAAATGGGTGGATAAAGGTAATAATAATCAACTGCACCTGAATGCCGGGCAAAACTCCTTCACCTTATACCTGGAAGCGCTGAATTATAGCAACCCGTCACAAACCTGGTTTGCCTATAAACTATCAGGGTTTGAAAAAGAATGGCATTATACCACCGATCCCAAAGCGGTCTATACAAACATACCGGGAGGCAATTACACCTTTCTTTTCAAAGCAGCGATGCGTAATGAGTTTGATCATGTTGAAGAAAAGCAGCTCACTATTACTATTAAAAAATACTTCTACACAACTTCCTGGTTTTGGACGCTGATAACCTGTTCAGGTGCGCTTGCACTGTATGTGCTTTATCGTAACAGAATGAACAAGCAGCGGCGCATTCTTCTGTTGGAAACAAAAGCTGAAGCGCTGGAAAAGGAAAAGACGCTGGTACAGTACGAGAGTTTAAAGCAACAACTAAACCCGCATTTTTTATTCAACTCTTTAACATCGCTGCGTAGCCTGATAAGATCAGATACAAAACAGGCCACCGGATTTCTGGATGGGCTGAGTAAGGTATACCGGTATGTATTGAAAAGCGGAGACCAGGAACTGGTGCCCTTACAGTTTGAGTTGGAGTTCGTTAAAGTATTTATTGATTTGCAGAAAACACGATTTGGGGAAGGCCTGCAGGCTAATATTACAATTACCGAGAATAACTATGGAAGGTATATTGCACCGGTGAGTTTGCAAAACCTTGTTGAGAATGCTATTAAGCACAATACAACCGATAAGGATAGCCCGCTTGTTATAGATATTTATATCGATGCGGAATACGTTGTTGTAAGAAATAACCTGCAAAAGTATCACCTGGTAGAAACCAGCAATAAAAAGGGGCTGACCGGTTTACAAACCTTGTACAGGTATTATACCGACAAGCCCATAGCAATAATAACCGACGAGCACTATTTCATTGTAAAAATCCCCTTGTTATAA
- a CDS encoding T9SS type A sorting domain-containing protein — protein sequence MYTPDFLQPNAGTTTSIPTVGNAQTTSGSAGIDNGGGTLLKNALMLEFTVGEVASTSLQQTGGLLTQGILQPYTLTILPVTGLDLFASRVNSNEVRLTWKTVQEINNKGFFVERRKEIDTSFAVVAFESTKTPSSTSNFSNEYTLTDANNFTGRTYYRLKQQDIDGRFSYSVIRWVTGETNKSIHLKAWPVPAIDHFNVSLTGIEKDVVQVFDGSGRLVRSFMLTAANPQQVNDLMPGVYILKLVSDKNINQRVIVQ from the coding sequence ATGTATACGCCTGATTTTTTACAACCCAACGCTGGCACCACCACCAGCATACCTACAGTGGGAAATGCCCAAACAACCAGCGGGTCGGCAGGAATTGATAACGGCGGTGGTACACTATTGAAAAATGCCCTGATGCTTGAATTTACTGTTGGTGAAGTTGCCAGTACCAGCTTGCAGCAAACCGGCGGATTGCTTACACAGGGTATTTTACAGCCTTATACGTTAACCATTTTGCCGGTGACGGGCCTCGACCTTTTTGCCAGCCGCGTAAACAGCAACGAGGTTCGGCTTACCTGGAAAACGGTCCAGGAGATCAACAACAAAGGATTCTTTGTTGAACGGAGAAAAGAAATCGATACTAGTTTTGCTGTGGTTGCTTTCGAAAGCACGAAAACACCTTCTAGTACCAGTAATTTCTCTAATGAATACACTCTTACAGATGCCAATAATTTTACGGGGCGAACTTATTACCGGTTGAAACAGCAGGATATCGATGGCCGCTTCTCTTATTCTGTTATCCGGTGGGTAACTGGAGAAACGAATAAAAGTATTCACTTAAAAGCATGGCCCGTGCCTGCTATCGATCATTTCAATGTAAGCCTCACGGGTATCGAAAAAGATGTTGTACAGGTGTTTGATGGGAGCGGAAGACTCGTGCGCTCATTCATGCTTACGGCCGCGAACCCGCAACAGGTAAATGATCTGATGCCGGGTGTTTATATACTTAAGCTTGTAAGCGACAAGAATATCAATCAACGGGTAATTGTGCAGTGA
- a CDS encoding DUF4397 domain-containing protein: MNKALNYLRRSLIPVIAVISVGILFTACLKDKDNGPDIPAAGLMAFNLAPDQPALVVRLSGNSLTQAPLDYTSYTGVYQNIYTGSRPVEAFDYRNGSRLTSTNYTFEANKYYSLFVIGTDSAYKNIVSIDNFDSLTTTDGKAYVRYINAITDSVNNSTVTVTANGSNVVNDNAAYGTVSEFKAVTPGQISVAVKNNNGVNASRDITLEQKKIYTILLVGKPGATDDKQKVQIRFIANGTVTDDTSKQ; encoded by the coding sequence ATGAACAAGGCTTTGAATTATCTACGTAGGAGTTTGATCCCCGTTATTGCAGTTATATCGGTAGGTATATTATTTACCGCCTGTTTGAAAGATAAAGACAATGGCCCCGATATTCCCGCAGCAGGTTTGATGGCATTTAACCTGGCGCCCGACCAACCGGCATTGGTGGTCAGGCTTTCCGGCAATAGCCTCACCCAGGCGCCACTCGACTACACCAGTTATACCGGCGTGTACCAGAACATTTATACAGGCAGCAGGCCAGTAGAAGCTTTCGACTACAGAAATGGCAGCCGGCTCACCAGCACCAATTATACTTTCGAGGCCAACAAATATTACTCTCTGTTCGTGATTGGCACCGACAGTGCCTACAAGAACATTGTATCTATAGACAACTTCGATAGCCTGACAACGACTGATGGCAAAGCTTATGTCCGGTATATCAATGCCATTACTGATTCGGTGAACAATTCTACTGTTACCGTAACAGCCAATGGCAGCAATGTAGTGAACGATAATGCAGCCTATGGCACAGTGAGTGAGTTTAAGGCTGTAACACCAGGACAGATCAGCGTGGCTGTTAAAAACAACAATGGGGTGAATGCCAGCCGTGATATTACCCTGGAACAGAAAAAAATATACACCATCTTATTGGTTGGTAAACCCGGCGCTACCGATGACAAGCAAAAAGTACAGATCAGGTTTATTGCCAATGGTACGGTGACGGATGATACATCCAAACAGTAA
- a CDS encoding DUF4199 domain-containing protein, translated as MKKTILVFGLIAGFIVTAMMLYSAAMIANHQDFKGNEVLGYTTMLVAFSFIFVGIKNFRDKHNLGVISFGKAFRIGLYITLIASTMYVISWLVEFYVFIPDFAEKYAACVMDKAKSKGATPAELSEQAANMAKFTQLYKNPLFVVLVTYAEILPLGLLVSLISALFLKRKAKPQVETA; from the coding sequence ATGAAAAAGACTATTCTCGTTTTTGGATTGATTGCCGGCTTCATTGTCACCGCCATGATGCTTTATTCCGCTGCCATGATCGCCAATCACCAGGATTTCAAGGGTAATGAGGTACTTGGCTACACCACTATGCTGGTAGCCTTTTCCTTCATTTTTGTGGGCATTAAGAATTTCAGGGATAAGCACAACCTGGGAGTGATCTCCTTTGGCAAGGCATTCAGAATAGGCCTATACATCACATTAATTGCCTCTACCATGTATGTAATATCATGGCTGGTAGAATTCTATGTATTCATTCCCGACTTTGCCGAAAAGTACGCTGCCTGCGTAATGGACAAAGCCAAAAGCAAGGGCGCCACACCTGCCGAGTTGAGCGAACAGGCTGCTAACATGGCAAAGTTTACCCAACTGTATAAGAATCCTTTGTTTGTGGTCCTCGTCACATACGCCGAGATACTCCCCCTGGGGCTTCTGGTATCCCTGATCAGCGCCCTGTTCTTAAAAAGAAAAGCAAAGCCACAGGTTGAGACTGCCTGA
- a CDS encoding helix-turn-helix transcriptional regulator, with translation MVQASIITGASMIIKALIRNKLIILYGISLAALLFVLRWLQLRFIIFDHAFEVYAGAIALIFTGLGIWLAMKLSKPKIRTVVVEKEVFIHQEVPALPKTEFTLNEKALHQSGISKREMEVLHLIAQGYSNQEIANHLFVSLNTVKTHSSNLFLKLDVKRRTQAIEKAKRLSIIP, from the coding sequence TTGGTACAGGCATCCATCATTACCGGCGCATCTATGATCATAAAGGCACTCATAAGGAACAAGCTCATCATCCTGTATGGCATTTCGCTGGCTGCTTTACTTTTCGTATTGCGGTGGCTGCAACTGCGTTTCATCATTTTTGATCATGCTTTTGAGGTGTATGCCGGTGCTATTGCCCTTATCTTCACTGGCCTGGGCATCTGGCTGGCCATGAAGCTCAGTAAACCGAAGATCAGAACGGTAGTAGTAGAAAAAGAGGTATTCATCCACCAGGAGGTACCGGCGCTCCCGAAGACCGAATTTACCCTAAATGAAAAAGCACTCCATCAATCCGGCATCAGCAAGCGGGAAATGGAAGTGCTGCATTTAATAGCCCAGGGATACAGCAACCAGGAAATAGCGAACCATTTATTTGTATCCCTCAACACGGTGAAAACCCACTCCTCCAACCTTTTCCTCAAATTGGATGTAAAAAGAAGGACCCAGGCTATTGAAAAAGCTAAGCGACTGAGTATCATACCATAA
- a CDS encoding sugar phosphate isomerase/epimerase family protein encodes MTSRRNFLQQSALGLAGTLTLPLASQAAIAPKAPAPLNTGIAGYTFAKFDLEKAIAMMKKVNINYISVKDFHLPLNSTDEKIQSVLKQFADAGIKIYAVGVIYMKSKEAVDQAFDYAKRVGVPLIVGVPNPELLDYTESVVKSSGIRLAIHNHGPEDKLYPSPKNAYDLIKDRDEKMGLCMDIGHAIRAGADPAAVVKQYKNRIFDLHIKDVSLAAKDGKAIEVGRGVIDFPALVKALRKSNYQGICSIEFEKDMTDPLAGLAESAGYFKGVVKSIG; translated from the coding sequence ATGACATCAAGACGTAACTTTTTACAGCAATCTGCCCTGGGACTGGCAGGTACCCTTACATTGCCCCTTGCTTCCCAGGCCGCCATTGCCCCCAAAGCCCCTGCGCCGCTTAACACAGGCATTGCCGGTTACACCTTTGCGAAATTTGACCTGGAAAAGGCCATCGCTATGATGAAGAAGGTGAATATCAACTATATTTCTGTAAAGGATTTTCACCTGCCACTCAACAGCACGGACGAAAAGATCCAGAGTGTATTAAAGCAATTTGCCGATGCGGGGATCAAGATATATGCCGTAGGGGTCATCTACATGAAATCCAAAGAGGCAGTAGATCAGGCCTTTGATTATGCCAAAAGAGTAGGGGTGCCCCTTATTGTAGGTGTGCCCAATCCCGAGTTGCTGGATTATACAGAATCGGTAGTAAAGTCATCCGGCATCCGGCTGGCCATTCACAACCATGGACCGGAAGATAAGTTATACCCCAGCCCTAAGAATGCATACGATCTTATCAAAGACAGGGATGAGAAAATGGGTTTGTGTATGGACATTGGTCATGCCATCCGTGCCGGCGCCGATCCTGCAGCAGTGGTAAAACAATACAAGAACAGGATATTTGATCTCCACATTAAAGATGTAAGCCTGGCAGCTAAAGACGGTAAGGCCATTGAAGTGGGCCGTGGTGTTATTGATTTCCCCGCATTGGTGAAAGCCTTACGGAAAAGCAATTACCAGGGCATTTGCAGCATAGAGTTTGAAAAAGACATGACAGATCCTTTGGCAGGATTGGCCGAATCGGCCGGTTACTTCAAAGGAGTCGTGAAATCAATAGGATAA